A segment of the Bacteroides acidifaciens genome:
CGCGTCTGCGGATTCCTTTGATTTTCGGGTTGGATGTCATTCACGGTTTCCGTACAGGGTTTCCGTTGCCTTTGGCTGAGGCTGCAAGTTTCGACTTGGATGCCATAGAAAGAGGTTCGAGGTGTGCGGCGAAGGAAGCGTCGGCAGCCGGATTGCACTGGACGTTTGCTCCGATGGTGGATATCAGTTGGGATGCCCGTTGGGGACGTGTTATGGAAGGGGCAGGAGAAGACCCCTATTATGGCTCATTGGTGGCTAAGGCACGTGTACGCGGTTTGCAGGGAGATGATTTGTCGAAAGAAAATACGATTCTTTCTTGTATCAAGCATTTTGCGGGATATGGAGCTTCTACTGCGGGAAAAGACTACAATAGCGTGGATATGTCGATGGGACAGTTCGCCAATTTCTATATGCCGCCTTATAAGGCCGGGGCTGAGGCGGGTGCCGCCACATTTATGAGTGCATTCAATGATTTTAATAATGAACCGGCTACCGGAAGTAGCTTCTTGTTGAGAGAACTTCTGAAAAATCAATGGGGATTCAAAGGATTCGTAGTCTCCGACTGGGGTTCGGTAGGCGAAATGATAAACCACCGTTATGCGAAAGACGAAAAAGAGGCTGCTTATAAAGGCATAAAAGCTGGTCTGGATATGGAAATGGTAAGTGAATGTTATTCCAAGAATCTGATTACTCTGATAAAGGAAGGCAAAGTATCAGTGAAACTGGTGGATGATGCGGTCAGACGTATTCTTGAACAGAAATATAAGCTGGGATTATTTGATGATCCGTTCCGCTATTGCGATGAGGAAAGAGAGCGTACGGTGATCGGTTCGGAAGAATCACGCAAGGAAGCGTGTTATGTGGCCGAACGTTCCGTTGTACTTTTGAAGAATGAAGGCGCTGTGCTTCCGCTTTCTCCTTCCGTTAAGAAAGTAGCTTTGGTTGGTGCATTGGCTAAATCACAGAAAGATATGTGTGGCGCATGGTCTTGTGCTGAGGTGAGTAAGGTAGTCACTTTGTATGAAGCAATGGAAAAGCGGGGAGTAACTGTCAATTATAATGACGGATATGACTTGAAAAAGAATCAGATCGTGAATCTGGAACAGACATTGGCTGCTGCCCGCCAGTCGGATGTAGTTGTGATAGCGATGGGCGAACAGGCATGGGAGAGTGGAGAAATGCGTTCAAAAGGGGATATCTCCATTTCTTCGGAACAGCAGAAACTGGTTTCCGAACTCGTAAAGACGGGCAAACCTGTGGTTGTACTGATGATGTGCGGCCGTCCTGTCATTTTCAATGAAGTACGCCGGGATGCTCCCGCTATCTTATGTACCTGGTGGTTGGGAAGCGAAGCCGGTAATGCCATCTGTAATGTATTGTTCGGGGATTACAATCCTTCAGGGAAACTCCCGATGACTTTCCCGCAGCATAACGGGCAGATTCCTCTGTACTATCAGTATAAGAGTACCGGACGTCCTACCGCATTGGGCGGATGGTGTGCGAAATACATTGATATTCCGACCGAACCGGCTTATCCGTTCGGCTATGGTCTGTCATATACCACTTTCGATTATTCGGATGTGAAGCTGCTTCCGGGTAATGGAAAAGATACTTATGCTCGTGTAGCTGTGACTGTGAAGAATACGGGAAAGTATGAAGGTGAAGAAGTTGTCCAGTTGTATGTCCGTGATGAAGTAGCTTCGATTACCCGTCCTAGCAAGGAGTTGAAGGGATTTGATAAGATTAAGCTGAAAGTGGGCGAAAGCAGGACGGTGACGTTTGATGTGAAAGACGAACAGCTCGGTTTCTACAATAATCAGATGAAGTTTGTGGTTGAGAAGGGGGACTTTACTTTTATGGTCGGTGGAAATAGCCGTGACCTGCAAGAAATAAAATACACACTTAACTAAATAACAAATATGAAAAACAACTGGAGAAAATGGTTGCTCATTACTGCATTACTGCCTTCTTTCTTGGGGCTGGATGCGAAACCAATGCAGGGAGAGGTAGCTCCACAGCCGTTGGATACGATTGAATATCGGGTATTTATTGCCGTTGATAAAGCGGGAGTAGAGCATTGGGGCGGAAAGGCGGCCTATCAGAAAAAACTGGATGCTTTCTTCGGGCAAGTGAATGACTTCTGGAATAAGGCCGGAGAAGGACGTCTCAAGTATTATTTCCGTTATGTTCCCGATTGGCAGGTGACCTATGATTGCTCTTCCCGGCAGTTGGAGAATGTCTATAAGAGGAGCGCAGGCTTTCCTGACCATGACGTACTGTTGATTATTGATTCCATACTCGATTTTGATGATGAAGAAAGTGCGAAAGGGTGGTATTGTAGCGGTGGCGCGGACAATCTGAGTATGGTCGTTTGCCGTGGCCGTAGTAAAACGGAACATGAGGATTTGTTCGGAATCGACTATTTCCATAGAGGAGTGGCGCATGAGTTCGGACACTATCGTGGAGTGACGGATTTATATGCCGACAGAATCCGGGCGAAAAACAATCCGGTGAATAATTTGCAGTATGAACCGGACTCTTGCGTTATGAACAATCATTATAAGACGTATAAATGGAGTCCCTATGCCGTTAATATCATTAATTATACGGCAAAGTCCAAACGTCCGGGCCGTGACTTCCCCGGATTTTTCAAGCAGATGTTTCCGGAAAATATCCAAGTATCTGTAACCGTGAAAGGCAAAAAGAAGAAGGGGGTGAAATTGAACTTGTACGGTTCGCGTGCAAAGTTCAATGACTTGATTGCAACTCCCTATCGCACTTATGAGATGGATAAAAAGGGAGAATATCTGATTACCGGCGTTCCTGGCTTATATGATAAACCGGCTCCGCCTTTACACGCTGACGAGTTGCCTTACAATCGCTGGTTCACCTTCCTGCTCGAGGCGGAATATAAAGGAGAGAAGAAATATGTCTGGCTTCCCGAGTACGAAGTGCAACAAACTTTCTTTGAGAATAAGGATACCTATCAGGTGACAATTGATTTCTAAACGGACAGTGTAACAGAGGTAAACAGAAGAAGGCTTTTTGAATACTTTTTTAACAGGAATTTCTTTCTGTTATATTCGCCTTTTGTCCTTATCCGTAAGCCGTAACTCAATTAAGATGTAAATAAAAAGAATGTAAGATATAAAAAGTATTAGTTTATGAAACGTATGATGAGAAGACTTTTGCCGGTTCTAATGGCTGTTGCGCCTTTGACCGTTTGTGCGCAAAAAGTGTATGAACTGAAGGATGCATCCGGTAGGGTGCAGGTGAATGTGAGTGTAAATGATAAGAATGTTGAATACTCTGTTCTCCATGAAGGGGATGTGATGATAGACCACTCTCCTGTCTCCATGAAACTGACGGACGGAACAGCTTTCGGCGTGAATCCGAAAGTCAGGAAAGTCAATAGGCGGTCGGTGAATGAAACGATTTACCCGCCTGTCTACAAAAAGAAATCAATCGAAGACAGGTTCAATGAACTGACGATTGATTTTAAAGGTGGATATAGTCTGGTATTCAGAGCATACGAAGACGGTGCCGCCTATCGTTTTGTTTCCAGTTTGAAAAAGCCGTTTATGGTAGAAAGCGAACAGGCAGTTTTCTGTTTCCCGAATGACTCGAAAATATTCGTGGCTTCTCCGAAAGGAAGAATGAACGAGGGTAAAAAAGATCCTTTTTACAGTTCTTTCCAAAATACGTATGTAGAGACAGCTTTGTCTGTGTGGGACAAGGAGCAGATTGCCTTCTTACCGGTTCTGGTAGAGGGAAAGAATCAAAAGAAAGTTTGTATTACCGAAGCCGATTTATTGGATTATCCGGGTATGTATGTGAAGCACGGGGATTCCGGTTTCTCTTTGGAAGGCACGTTTGCCGCTTATCCTAAGAAAGTGGTGGACGAAGTACGCGGGCTCAAAGGCGTAGTGAAATCCCGTGAACCTTATATTGCCAAGGTAGAGGGAGCTACCGCTTTTCCCTGGCGTGTAATGGTCATATCAAAGGATGACACTGAACTGTTGTGCAGTGATATGGTCTATAAACTGGCTACTCCGGCTCAATTCACCGATTTTTCATGGATTAAACCGGGTAAGGTTGCCTGGGATTGGTGGAACGACTGGAATATCTATGACGTGGACTTCCATGCAGGAATCAATAATGAGACTTATAAATATTACATTGATTTCGCTTCCAGGTTCGGCATCGAATATGTGATATTGGATGAAGGTTGGGCAGTTCCGGGTAAAGCGGATTTGTTTCAGATCATTCCGGAAATTGATTTGGAAGAATTAGTCAGCTATGCGAAAAGTAAGCATGTGGATTTGATATTATGGGCGGGCTATCGCGCTTTTGAGAAGGATATGGACCGTGTATGCAAACATTATGCAGCTATGGGAATTAAGGGCTTTAAGATTGACTTTATGGATCGTGACGACCAGCACGTCGTTGAGTTCAATCGTAAGGCGGCTGAAACCGGAGCGAAATATAAACTATTGATTGACCTGCACGGTACATTCAAACCGACCGGTCTTCAACGTACTTATCCCAACACTATCAACTTTGAAGGGGTTCATGGACTGGAAGAACTGAAATGGGCGGAACCGGGTACGGATCAGGTGGTATATGATGTAACTGCACCTTTCATCCGCATGGTAGCCGGACCGATGGACTATACACAGGGAGCGATGAACAACGTGATTATGAAAAACTTCCATGCAGTATATACGGAACCGATGAGCCAGGGAACCCGTTGCCGTCAGTTGGCACTCTACACAATCTTCGATTCTCCTATTAATATGCTATGTGATGCTCCTACCAACTACATGAAAGAAGAAGAATGTACGAAATTTATCGCTTCTATTCCTACCGTATGGGATCAAACGCTTCCTATAAGCGGCAAAGTGGGTGAGCATATTGTCATGGCTCGCCAGAAAGACGGCATCTGGTATGTAGGTGGACTGACCGACTGGAATGCACGTGATGTTGAAGTTGATTTGTCTTTCTTGGGAAAAGGTGAATTTAATGCTGAAATATTCAAAGACGGCATCAACGCCGACCGTGTAGGAAAAGATTATAAGCGGGAAGTGATTCGTGTATCGGCAGATAAGAAGCTGAAACTACACATGGCGCCCGGTGGTGGTTTTGTGGTGAAGATAACAAAATAGTTGAAGTTTAAATTTTGGTTTGACAAAGGGGCGTTATCCGAAAATGGAAACGCCCCTTTATTTTTTTAGAACCGGAAACTCAATCCCCCCAAGAAATTGAATCCTTCGGCAGGATAGCCTAGATAATATTGATATTTTTTGTTCAGTAGATTGTGTACCTGTGCATAAACAGATACCCCTTTGAACACATTGTAGCTGGCTCCGATATGTAAATCGTTGATGGCAGTCATCTTTGAATATCCTTCCACTTCTTTTCGGTTCACATAATCATAACCGAGATTTATATTTAAGGTGGAAATCGGATGAACATGTACATTGAAAGACATTTCACTGACAGGCTTTACAGCCAATAATTCCTTTCCATTCTTGCTGTCCCAATTACGATAGGTATATTTTGCTGATATTCCTAGAATATCTTTATAATCGTAGCTGACTTCACCACCGAGATAGAAGTTGCTTGTATTATCTTGAGCGAAGCTCAGGTATTTAGTGTGGGCATCATTTAATCTGTTGAAATTGAAATAAGACAAATCATTCTTCAAGTTTTGGTAACCGCCATATACATTGAACCAGACTCCCGGATAAGGGCTGGCTTTAAAGCCGACAGCACCGTTGATTTGTTCGTAAGTGTCGTAAGGACGTTGCACGTAGCCCCATGCGGAAGAAGTATTTGCTTCCGGCAGTTCTCCGTAAGGACAGACATTTTCCAATCTGCGGAAATCATTCAATAGCTTGCCGCCCGTCGCTTTTGCGTAAAGCACATAGCTGTCGGAGAAAATATACTGTGCAGTGATATCCGGTGAAACGCGGAAAGATTTATCAAATCCGAAAGATAAGTCTACATTGGCTCCGATGTGTAATTTCCAGTCATCGTTATCCAGTTCGTAATAAGGATTCAGAAGAAGCGTTGTATAATTCTTGAAAAACTCGTCTCCGGTAGCGGTATTCTTTGTATATCCGCTATACAGAAGATTATTCATCTCCAAAGCGATAGTCACCGATTGTTGGTCACCGATAGCTCCCGTGACATCTCCTTTGGTACGTATGATTGTTTCTTTAAGAGCTGTATTGGCATCATTCTCATTGAGCATGTTATGCTGACGTTCGTACATCAACAGATTCGTTTCGGCATTGAAACGCAGCGGTGCAGTTTCGTCGATAAAATGAATACCGGCATGAAAGTCACCGGAAGTGAATTTCTGCTTGCTGTTTACACCTCCCGGTTTGAGGTTGAAGTTGCTCAAGCCGAAGTTTCCGGCAATATTCAAATCCAATTTGTTGAATTGGTGTGTGTAATCCACGTTTGTACGTGTGCGGTAATAGAAAGCATTCCATTTTTCGTTGTCGGTAAAGGGGATTGTCAACTTTCCGTCCATTCCATCCATCTGAAAACGTACATTCAGTTTGTCTTTATCCGAGAGGCGGAATAAATAATTGGCAAGAACAGCCAGATTGCCTAAATTACCATATCTGGCACGTACATATCCGGGAGTGCTGCCCGGCTGGACTTCTTTTCCGGTATAAGGATTCATCAGACCAGCAGGAACAGAAGTTGCCGGAAAGAAAGTCGTAGCATACTCTACCTCTTTCTTACTCACGGTCGGTTCTTCTACTTTGGGCAGGACGTTTACTTTCGAAGCGTCCATAATATCCGGGTTATATTCTTGTTCCACAACAACGGTACGATTCATGGTCGTATCTTTGGGCTGGGTGGTTTGGGCTTGAAGGCCGGACGGCATGGAAATCGCCAATGCAAGTCCGCCTATTATATAAAGAGACTGTTTCATCTTATTCTTTATTCTTTAATTTTCAACTTTCAATTTTCACCTTTCAACTTAGCGAGTCTGCTTTCAATCATACTTGCTATATCATCGTTGCCTTGGTAATTCTGTTGCAGGCTCAATAGATACTGGCGTGCGTCAAGGTCTTTGCCCATAGCGGCATACACATCGGACAAAAGGACGAAGCTACGTGCCAGCCAATAAGCGTGCGGTGTGCTTTGTTCTATGTAGTTGAGCAGTTCCTTTTCCGCGGCAGCATATTCTTTCGCGTCATACAACGACTGTGCAACCAGATATTTAGCTTCGGCACCGTATGGATTACGGGTGTCTTTTGCCAGTTCGCGGAAGTCGTCCATCGCTTTTTTATCCGCCTTTTGTTTAACATAAGCCTTAGCGCGATAATAAAGAGCTTCATTTCTCAGTTCAGGGCTGAGTTTAGGTTCAGCCAATAAGTCGGTAGCAGCATGGATGGTTTCAATATCATCCCTCAACAGGAAGGCGCAGCGGAGTATTCCCGTTTCAGCAAGCTGGCGGCGTTCCACGTTGGTTGCTTTCTCTTTCAGTATCTTATAACTAGCCAGTGCTTCTGCTGTCTGTTGTTGGTTGAACTGCACTTCGGCACGCAGGATAAGGGCTTCTTCCGCAAACGGATTGTTCGGATATTCCAGTAATTTACCGGAGTGGAGAAGAATCATATCATAGTTTTTCTGCTCGTTCCCAATCAGGCAAAGATAATAATGTGCATTCAGACTGAAAGCCCCTTCCGGGAAAGTCTGCAAGTATTTGTTGAGACTCGTCTTTGCTTCTTCCATCCGTCCCCGCATATAAATCTTTTCTGCGGCGGCATAGGTCAGTGAATCCTGCTCGTTGGCATCAAAGCGGATATGTCCCGGCATGGCATTTGCCAAAGCCGCAAATTCGTCTATACGGTTCAAATCTACATAAATCGACTTCAAATCACGCATGGCCAGACGGGCTTCTTCACTACCCGGATATTTCTTGATGACCTGCTTGTAGGCTTCGATAGCTTGATTGTAATCCTCTTTCTGATAATAGAGCAGTCCGATTTCTGCCGCAGCTTTCCGGCTGACCGGGCTTTCGGGGTATTTGTTCAGCAGTTCCTTGAAGGAAGTGATTGCCTGATTGTTATTGTCCATCAATACATAGGACCGCCCTTTCTCGTAAATAGCATTCACGGCATAAGGAGAAGTGGGATATTTTCCCACCAGCCGATTCAGCAAAGTTATCTTGCCAGTATAGTCTTTCTGCAGGCCGGATACAAGAGCCAGTTGATAGAAAGAATAATCGCCGGAAGGAGTATTCATCTGTTCGGCTTGCGAATAATAATGTTTGGCTTCCTCGAAGTTGCGCACGTGCAAGTGGCAGTCACCGATACGGTTGTATGCATCGGCTAAAGCCGTTGCGTTTTCACCTTTCTCCAGTTGGACGTATTTCTGGAAGTAGTTGCTTGCTTGCGTATAGTCTTTCCGGTGGAAAGCGATATATCCCAGGTTATAATTGGCAAGCGCATACATTTCGTTATTGGGCTGGGTGGTCAGTTGCAGATAGGCGTTGAAGTCACGCGCTGCTTCCATCATCCGGTTGAGGCGATAATAAGATTCTCCACACCAGTAGTAAGCGTCTGCTTTGGTCTGACGGTTGTATTGCCCGATGGCAATGGATTGGTTCAGATATTTCAGAGCCTGTTCGAAGTCGGCGTTCGCAAAGGACTGTGTACCTAATTGGAACAGTATCTTCTGCTTGGCTTCCAGTATTTGTGCGCTTGGTTTGGCAATCCGGTCTATTGATTTCAAAGCCGCATCGTAACTACGGGTATTCATGTAAACTTCCACCAGATAACTGCTGACTTTCTCTGCATAAGGAGAAGTCGGAAATTCGTTCAGGAACTTCTCGAAGGCAGTAACGGATTCACCGAAAGCGGAGAAAGAAGTCTCATGCAGGCAGAGAGCGTAGTTGTAAGCCGCCTGTTCTTTGATTTGCATATTGGCGTTGGACGCTGCCGCCTGTTCGAAAGCCATGCGGGCTTTATTCTTTTCTGCTAGTTGCAGATAGGAGAGTCCCATGTGCAGGTAAGCATTCTGTGTGAGCGCGTCATTGGTAGTTGTCACTTTACCGAGTGTTTCGGCTGCTTTTGAATAGACTTTCGTCTGATAGTAAGAAAGTCCCAGCATATAAAGGGCATCCCGGCGGGGAGCCGAATGGTCTTTATTCAAATATTCACTGAATGATTCTACCGCTTTGTGATATTGTCCGAAGTGGTAATAAGCATCTCCGAGGATACGGTACATTTCCGCTGCATGTTCATTGTTCGGATAGGCCGACAGATAATTCTGTGCTACAATCTGTGCCTTGTCGTAGTTTTTGAGCTGTGCATAAATCTCGGCAATATAATAAGGAACGAGCGCCTTGTATTTCGGATTGTCTTGCAGCGGAAGGAAACCTTTCAATGCTTCGTTATAGCGTTTCTGTGTATATCGGATATAAGAAATGTAATAATCGCAATCTTTTGCATATTTGGGACTGTTGGCGCGGAGAGTCTCAAACCAGATGACTGCTTCTCTCAGGTTATCCGTTTTCAGATAGCAGGTAGCCAATTGATAGGTGCGGTCGTCACGTTCTTCGCTGCCGAGCAAGTCGAGGTCGGCAGAATTAAAGAGCGCCATCGCTTCATTGTACTTTCCTTCGTAGAAATAACAGGAAGCCAACAGTGAATAAATTCGATTGGCGTAAGGCGTATCGGGATAGCGGTCGAGATATTTGCGGAGCAATTCGATACGGTTCTTGTCGTTCAATTCGTATGCTGAACTGGCCAGCATATATTCCGCATCCTGAAGCAGGCTGGCTGTTGGCTTTTGTTTTACAAATGCCTTTAGTGCCGGCAGGGCGGCGGCATAATTCTTTTCCTGGAAAAGTTCTTTCCCTTCTTTATAAAGGTTGTCAGTCGAAGTGAACTTGTCACCTGTCTGGGCAAATCCTATAATGGGTGTGCAGCAGATAGCCGCACAAATGAGTCTAGTAATTTCTTTTTTCATAATCGGGTATTTATGCAAAAGTACTACATATCTTTCAAAGACAATCCTTTGAAAGTTATTTTATAATCATTTAATTCTTTATGTAAAGTTTCGCTCTTCTTTTCCAACACGTTTTCTAACACGGAGATGCTTATTTTTTTGGGGTTTCTTTTTACCTCTCTGATTAGGGCGGTTTTGCTGAATCGGTTGAGAGCTGTCGGGGCTATCGCTATTTCTTTTTTTCGGTCATAAATTTTCATACTACAGGCTTTATTCTTAATGGCGGTTAATTGAATAACCATTAAATTAATGACGATTACAAAGATAATGAAAGTCATGCTATTCTTCTCATTTTGAGTGGTATAATATACTTATTTAAGATTATGGGCTGATTGTGTGCCTTGGTCTTAAATGGTCTTTTTATAGGTTTGGGGCTAAATCCAACTTTTCATTAACTTCTCCGCTTTCAGCTTTCAGTTTCCCGATATATCCAAATGGTGATGCACTGAAAATGCCTGTTTATCTGGCTATTATAGAAATTGAAAAAACTAGTTTTGTGACCACCTAATTTATACCAGTTGTGTTTCCAAAGAACTTCTACTTATTTTATACGATTCTCTTCTCTAAATTGTTTGGGAGTCATTCCTTTCATTTGTTTGAATGTTGAACTAAAATATCGGGGATAAGTAAAACCCACTTCACTGCTTATTTCATTTATGTTTAAATTTGTATTGGTAAGCAGTGAGATCGCTTTTTCGATACGTAATCTGTTTATATAGTCATTGACTCCCAAACCTGTTATAATTTTTATCTTGTTGTATAAGGAAGAACGGCTAATTGTCATGACATCTGCCAATTGCTGGACGGAAAATTCTTCGTCAGATAGGTTTTCATGTATAATTGTATTTATTTTTGTCATGAAATCCTCGTCAGCTTTACTGTTTGTTAAAGTCTGGAGAGAAGTCGCCTGGTTGATAGATATGTATTGATTGTGTATTTTCTCTCTATTTTTTAAGATATTTCCGATGACGATCTTTAGAGAGTCTAGATCAAATGGTTTGGGGATGTAAGCATCAGCTCCGGATTTATATCCGGTTGTTATCGCTGTCTGGTCATAACGTGCTGTTAACAGTATTATAGGGATATGGCTTGTCTGGATGTCGTTTTTTATCTGACGACATAATTCAAAACCATCCATTTGCGGCATCATTACGTCACTAATAATAATAGAAGGCTGTTTCTTCTGACAGATTTCTAAGGCAGAGACCGCATTGTCTGCCGCATAAATTTTTTTACAGAACTCAGTTAAAGAATTTATGAGATATTCCCTTAACTCCTTTTCGTCCTCTACAATAAGCACAGTCTTTCCGGTACAATCGAAATGTGTATCTTGGATGCTGGAAGGGAGAGGAGAACTTTTTTGCTGTAAATGGGTGGACTCTTCTTTTTTATTTGTATTGAGAAATGGCAGCTCCAAATAGAATGTAGCTCCTTTGTTTGTATTATTATAGGCCCTTATAAGCCCCCCGTGCATTTCCATTATTGTTTTGGCATAATATAATCCGAATCCGCTTCCTCTCTCTTTGTGATTACCTTTGTGAAATTTAGTGAAGAGATTTGCCATATCCGAATCTTCTATACCACTTCCTTCGTCTATAACAGATATTCTGACTGTGTTTTCAAGACGTTGCGTGCTTACTGTTATATTGCTGTTTGCCTTACTGAATTTTAGTGCATTCATCAGTAAGTTTGATACTACTGTTTGACACTTTTGTTTGTCAAACCATACCTCCTCTATGTTGGGATCTATTTGTAATTGTATGCATATCTCTTTTTCTTTTGCCTCATTCATATAGTCTTTGATAACCTCGGTTACCCATTCGTTTAATTGAGTTTTTTGTATTTTCAATTTATTATAGTCTGCCTCCAAACTGCTCCAGTCCAACACCATATCCACTATTTCCCTCATGTGTTGTGCTTGGTTGAATAGTAGTTGTAATTGTGGTATCAGATGCTGAGGTAATCCTTGCATCTCACTTTTGTCCATGAGACGTTTTAGTGGGGCATAAATCAATGTTAAGGGAGTACGTAATTCGTGATTTATGTGAATGAGGAAATCTATCCTCTTTTCGTTCAGATATTGTCTGTATTCTTTTAGTCTCTTTTGTATTCTTGCTTCCTTTTTTATATTAAAAATGAATATTCCTGCAATACCCCCTCCTATAAGGCTAATACAACATAATATTATAAACCAGTCTGTTTTATACCATGGTGGGGTAATATGGACATTTGTGAGAAAGATAGGAGTGGTATAATTTCCGTCTTTTGTCATACATGCTACTTCAATGCGGTATTTACCGGTAGATAGGTTGGAAAGATCCAATATCGGATTATATGATTCGATTATCTTATCAACATTTCCTTTTATGATATATCGGAATGGAACTCGCTGGAAAATATCTTTATTTTTAATATATACCCGTAGGGCGAGTGCATTATGTTCCCATGGAACTTTTATATTGGGGGTGTCTATACCGGATGTATACGGTTGCCCGTTGAGTTCTATGCTGTAAAGTGCTATTTCCGGATCTGGTTCATTAGGCTCTGGGATGTCTGTGTTTATTCGGACCAGTCCTTCTATGCCACCAAAGTAAAGATATCGGCTGTTTTTTTCAGCCCGTTGTTGATAAGTAAAT
Coding sequences within it:
- a CDS encoding response regulator; amino-acid sequence: MYRLFGIFAILTLLCILSTSGHDINYQFTSISVAEGLSQSTVQSILLDKKGKLWIGTKNGLNFYTGQNLKIFKSSPNDRYSLPSNHIIHLTQDSLNDIWISTRQGMVRYDETHGNFIPFNHDIIYSSLCINGGVLFGSENRIYKYDYQKRSFKAICINPKGATDSDITKYRVQRIIAVSPKEVLIVTRRDGIYILNYPNMQLKRFFSCPNNILQGACLASNGYIYLSFWGQGLFCYEKTGKLIKQYTSNNSGLTNNYVLDIIEKKGYLWLATDGGGINRLELRNEKFSNLYHIAGDENSLPVNSITVLYKDSNECLWAGSVRGGVFNIKESYIHTYKDCPLGYNNGLSEKSVTSFYEEANGKLWIGTDGGGINLYDPQTGNFKHFSSTYGDKVISIAPVSEKELMVSVYTKGLFLFEKNTGIYRPFVIINDSINFRQCFYGYLPRAHRVTENKIYIFSKDLWVYNINNKKFSPIKNDNNYQLQASVIAYCDKKISLAMNGNKVFRIINKNDSIDLLFQLDEKEVISAIDYDGINKIWVGTTTGMGYYDIKEKRYFKIRSQLFNDITALRYEPSSERIWICAQNQLFSYCIKENRFIQWNRSDGFYPNEIIFTYQQRAEKNSRYLYFGGIEGLVRINTDIPEPNEPDPEIALYSIELNGQPYTSGIDTPNIKVPWEHNALALRVYIKNKDIFQRVPFRYIIKGNVDKIIESYNPILDLSNLSTGKYRIEVACMTKDGNYTTPIFLTNVHITPPWYKTDWFIILCCISLIGGGIAGIFIFNIKKEARIQKRLKEYRQYLNEKRIDFLIHINHELRTPLTLIYAPLKRLMDKSEMQGLPQHLIPQLQLLFNQAQHMREIVDMVLDWSSLEADYNKLKIQKTQLNEWVTEVIKDYMNEAKEKEICIQLQIDPNIEEVWFDKQKCQTVVSNLLMNALKFSKANSNITVSTQRLENTVRISVIDEGSGIEDSDMANLFTKFHKGNHKERGSGFGLYYAKTIMEMHGGLIRAYNNTNKGATFYLELPFLNTNKKEESTHLQQKSSPLPSSIQDTHFDCTGKTVLIVEDEKELREYLINSLTEFCKKIYAADNAVSALEICQKKQPSIIISDVMMPQMDGFELCRQIKNDIQTSHIPIILLTARYDQTAITTGYKSGADAYIPKPFDLDSLKIVIGNILKNREKIHNQYISINQATSLQTLTNSKADEDFMTKINTIIHENLSDEEFSVQQLADVMTISRSSLYNKIKIITGLGVNDYINRLRIEKAISLLTNTNLNINEISSEVGFTYPRYFSSTFKQMKGMTPKQFREENRIK